A genomic window from Streptomyces sp. NBC_00234 includes:
- the thrS gene encoding threonine--tRNA ligase, with protein sequence MSDVRVIIQRDSEREERVVTTGTTAAELFPGQRTVVAARVEGELKDLAYELKDGETVEPVEISSEDGLNILRHSTAHVMAQAVQELHPDAKLGIGPPVKDGFYYDFDVEKPFTPEDLKAIEKKMQEIQKRGQRFSRRVVTDEAAREELADEPYKLELIGIKGSASSDDGADVEVGGGELTIYDNLDPKSGELCWKDLCRGPHLPTTRFIPAFKLMRNAAAYWRGSEKNPMLQRIYGTAWPTKDELKAHLEFLEEAAKRDHRKLGNELDLFSFPDEIGPGLAVFHPKGGVIRRAMEDYSRRRHEEEGYEFVYSPHATKGKLFEKSGHLDWYADGMYPPMQLDDGVDYYLKPMNCPMHNLIFDARGRSYRELPLRLFEFGTVYRYEKSGVVHGLTRSRGFTQDDAHIYCTKEQMAEELDRTLTFVLNLLRDYGLTDFYLELSTKDPEKFVGSDEIWEEATETLRQVAEKQGLPLVPDPGGAAFYGPKISVQCKDAIGRTWQMSTVQLDFNLPERFDLEYTGPDGTKQRPVMIHRALFGSIERFFAVLLEHYAGAFPVWLAPVQAIGIPIGDAHIPYLQEFAAKARKQGLRVDVDASSDRMQKKIRNHQKAKVPFMIIAGDEDMANGAVSFRYRDGSQENGIPVEDALAKIAKAVEDRVQV encoded by the coding sequence GTGTCAGACGTCCGTGTGATCATCCAACGCGATTCCGAGCGGGAAGAGCGCGTGGTGACGACGGGGACTACGGCGGCCGAGCTCTTCCCCGGTCAGCGCACCGTGGTCGCCGCACGCGTCGAGGGCGAGCTGAAGGACCTCGCGTACGAGCTCAAGGACGGCGAGACCGTCGAGCCCGTCGAGATCTCCTCCGAGGACGGCCTGAACATCCTGCGGCACTCCACCGCGCACGTCATGGCGCAGGCGGTCCAGGAGCTGCACCCCGACGCCAAGCTCGGCATCGGCCCGCCGGTCAAGGACGGCTTCTACTACGACTTCGACGTCGAGAAGCCGTTCACCCCCGAGGACCTCAAGGCCATCGAGAAGAAGATGCAGGAGATCCAGAAGCGGGGTCAGCGCTTCTCCCGCCGCGTCGTCACCGACGAGGCGGCCCGCGAGGAGCTCGCCGACGAGCCGTACAAGCTGGAGCTCATCGGCATCAAGGGCTCGGCGTCCTCGGACGACGGCGCGGACGTCGAGGTGGGCGGCGGCGAGCTGACCATCTACGACAACCTGGACCCGAAGTCCGGCGAGCTCTGCTGGAAGGACCTCTGCCGGGGCCCGCACCTGCCGACCACCCGGTTCATCCCGGCGTTCAAGCTGATGCGGAACGCCGCGGCGTACTGGCGCGGCAGCGAGAAGAACCCGATGCTCCAGCGCATCTACGGCACCGCGTGGCCCACCAAGGACGAGCTCAAGGCGCACCTGGAGTTCCTGGAGGAGGCCGCCAAGCGCGACCACCGCAAGCTCGGCAACGAGCTGGACCTCTTCTCCTTCCCCGACGAGATCGGCCCCGGTCTCGCGGTCTTCCACCCCAAGGGCGGCGTCATCCGCCGGGCCATGGAGGACTACTCGCGGCGCCGCCACGAGGAGGAGGGCTACGAGTTCGTCTACAGCCCCCACGCCACCAAGGGCAAGCTCTTCGAGAAGTCCGGCCACCTGGACTGGTACGCCGACGGCATGTATCCGCCCATGCAGCTCGACGACGGGGTGGACTACTACCTCAAGCCGATGAACTGCCCGATGCACAACCTGATCTTCGATGCGCGTGGCCGTTCGTACCGCGAACTTCCGCTCCGTCTCTTCGAGTTCGGCACGGTGTACCGGTACGAGAAGTCGGGTGTCGTCCACGGCCTGACCCGCTCCCGCGGCTTCACGCAGGACGACGCGCACATCTACTGCACCAAGGAGCAGATGGCGGAGGAGCTCGACAGGACGCTCACGTTCGTCCTGAACCTGCTCCGTGACTACGGTCTGACCGACTTCTACCTGGAGCTTTCCACCAAGGACCCGGAGAAGTTCGTCGGGTCGGACGAGATCTGGGAAGAGGCCACCGAGACGCTGCGTCAGGTCGCCGAGAAGCAGGGTCTGCCGCTCGTTCCCGACCCGGGCGGCGCCGCGTTCTACGGCCCGAAGATCTCCGTGCAGTGCAAGGACGCCATCGGCCGTACCTGGCAGATGTCGACCGTGCAGCTCGACTTCAACCTGCCGGAGCGCTTCGACCTGGAGTACACCGGCCCCGACGGCACCAAGCAGCGCCCGGTCATGATCCACCGTGCCCTGTTCGGTTCCATCGAGCGCTTCTTCGCGGTACTCCTGGAGCACTACGCGGGTGCGTTCCCGGTGTGGCTGGCCCCCGTGCAGGCGATCGGCATCCCGATCGGCGACGCGCACATCCCGTACCTCCAGGAGTTCGCGGCCAAGGCGCGCAAGCAGGGGCTGCGGGTCGATGTCGACGCCTCCTCGGACCGGATGCAGAAGAAGATCCGCAACCACCAGAAGGCCAAGGTCCCGTTCATGATCATCGCGGGCGACGAGGACATGGCCAACGGTGCCGTCTCCTTCCGCTACCGCGACGGTTCGCAGGAGAACGGCATCCCGGTCGAGGACGCCCTCGCCAAGATCGCGAAGGCCGTCGAGGACCGCGTTCAGGTCTGA
- a CDS encoding DUF4365 domain-containing protein, whose amino-acid sequence MALAQPNPGGPSRAENHGGVLPPQRITPLRGTLATTACMETLQVGYLHAVAAAAGCSLSQPFPDNGIDWHVSHGAPDHTVDDEVTIKVQLKCTYQIPSHPTGPAFSFTLDNAHLVKLARTPVSVHKILVVMLVPRSQEDWLRAGHEQLDLRHCCYWTNLAGHAVTGRHRTTVRIPTSRIFDDRALCEIMTRVGAGGRP is encoded by the coding sequence ATGGCGCTCGCGCAGCCGAACCCAGGGGGCCCCTCCCGCGCCGAGAACCACGGGGGAGTACTGCCGCCGCAGCGCATCACACCGCTGCGCGGCACCCTCGCCACCACCGCCTGCATGGAGACCCTCCAGGTGGGCTACCTGCACGCGGTGGCCGCGGCGGCGGGATGCTCCCTGTCACAGCCCTTTCCCGACAACGGCATCGACTGGCACGTCAGTCACGGTGCCCCCGACCACACCGTCGACGACGAGGTGACCATCAAGGTGCAGCTCAAATGCACCTACCAGATCCCCTCGCACCCCACCGGTCCGGCGTTCTCCTTCACGCTCGACAACGCCCACCTCGTGAAGCTCGCCCGTACCCCCGTGTCGGTGCACAAGATCCTGGTCGTGATGCTCGTGCCCCGCAGCCAGGAGGACTGGCTCCGCGCCGGACACGAACAGCTCGACCTGCGGCACTGCTGCTACTGGACCAACCTGGCGGGCCACGCGGTGACGGGCCGGCACAGGACCACCGTGCGCATCCCGACCTCGCGGATCTTCGACGACCGAGCACTCTGCGAGATCATGACCCGGGTCGGGGCGGGAGGGAGACCCTGA
- a CDS encoding 3'-5' exonuclease — translation MMHWFEGPLAAFDTETTGVDVEEDRIVSAALVVQDTAGGRTRVTRWLVNPGIPVPAGATEIHGLTDDHLQRNGRWPAPVVEEIARALAEQCATGRPLVVMNAPFDLTLLDRELKRHRASSLGRYLQNSPLCVLDPRVLDKHLDRYRKGRRTLTDLCELYGVVLDGAHDAAADAAASMELVRAVGRRFSARLERLTPAELHTLQAVWHAAQARGLQAWFAKSGTPEEVDPAWPMRPELRAAA, via the coding sequence ATGATGCACTGGTTCGAAGGGCCGCTGGCCGCTTTTGACACCGAGACGACAGGCGTGGACGTCGAGGAGGACCGGATCGTTTCGGCCGCTCTCGTCGTCCAGGACACCGCGGGCGGGCGGACGCGGGTCACCCGCTGGCTGGTCAATCCGGGGATACCGGTGCCCGCGGGGGCGACCGAGATCCACGGCCTGACCGACGATCACCTCCAGCGCAACGGCCGCTGGCCGGCGCCGGTGGTCGAGGAGATAGCCCGGGCGCTCGCCGAGCAGTGCGCGACGGGGCGCCCGCTGGTCGTGATGAACGCACCGTTCGATCTGACGCTGCTGGACCGGGAGCTGAAGCGGCACCGCGCGTCGTCGCTGGGCCGCTATCTCCAGAACTCGCCGCTGTGCGTGCTGGATCCGCGCGTGCTCGACAAGCATCTGGACCGCTACCGCAAGGGCCGCCGCACACTGACGGATCTGTGCGAGCTGTACGGGGTGGTGCTGGACGGGGCGCATGACGCCGCGGCGGACGCGGCGGCCTCGATGGAGCTGGTGCGCGCGGTGGGGCGGCGGTTCTCCGCACGGCTGGAGCGCCTCACACCTGCCGAGCTGCACACGCTCCAGGCCGTGTGGCATGCGGCGCAGGCGCGCGGCCTGCAGGCGTGGTTCGCGAAGAGCGGGACACCGGAGGAGGTGGACCCGGCGTGGCCGATGCGCCCGGAGCTGCGCGCCGCGGCCTGA
- a CDS encoding SRPBCC family protein: MDWSHYRFTSVWDVPAPPDAVYAALERAEEYPQWWRQVRSVTTIDGTSGTARFRSFLPYDLVVTVRQSRHDPRSRVLEATMTGDLEGWARWTVAARAAGSRATYEQEVVVRRALMRRLAVPGRLVFRANHALMMRSGRRGLTARLQGV, from the coding sequence ATGGACTGGAGCCACTACCGCTTCACGAGCGTCTGGGACGTGCCCGCCCCGCCCGACGCCGTGTACGCCGCGCTGGAGCGTGCCGAGGAGTATCCGCAGTGGTGGCGCCAGGTCCGGTCGGTCACCACGATCGACGGGACCAGCGGGACCGCGCGCTTCCGCTCGTTCCTGCCGTACGACCTGGTCGTCACCGTGCGCCAGAGCCGCCACGACCCCCGCTCCCGGGTCCTCGAAGCGACGATGACCGGCGATCTGGAGGGCTGGGCCCGCTGGACCGTCGCTGCGCGCGCCGCCGGCAGCAGGGCCACGTACGAGCAGGAGGTCGTCGTCCGACGGGCCCTGATGCGGCGCCTCGCCGTGCCCGGACGCCTCGTCTTCCGGGCGAATCACGCCCTGATGATGCGCTCCGGGCGCCGCGGACTCACGGCTCGTCTGCAAGGAGTTTGA
- a CDS encoding SCO7613 C-terminal domain-containing membrane protein, producing the protein MEHLPPPAEELALLDRELVRLDARRVQLLNRRAWLLSVLQQQAAPVPPFPVRHATGPYAAPLRPRGPGSAAPPRSAQNVLLSLGGLLLIIAAIAFTLVSWGAMGIGGRSAVLAVVTIGALAAPAVLLGRKLSATAEALAWPALVLTVLDAYALHAVAAPDTDGLVFAAVASATLALGWTVYGLALGTLKLPLPAAVVAGQLPLVLWAWAAGAPALVFGWALMVTAAADAAVALWGKGLGVRIVAGAGAAVTGLIALLLGLTKSVTADGPLSAVAPGCLLLAGAAVALCGAWWARRELAWIAGALSGLAAVAAVGGVLRAAVVQDWSVVAYLVCGVLLLTALRAPLPRHTARGVLAAAGAVIAGAVLWAVPPVGAALLGPLSLLTDVWAGAPGGVRAALGASVPWSGVPASPVVLAVAAAVLGTAHRWAKVPVGAPGAPGAGWRGGAAAGGLCLGWAALLVLPASLDLGYVVAVVAQMVLVAALLLVAVRGLPGAPSAPLSGVTVAALVCALAGAAGAGVLSLAAEAVTYAVFGALLVLFTGAAVRSGVTAVRAVFACAAVLCGIVLACAVGASLGLAAYEGAPIVLAVPAVTVLLGTRLRGGPVGTSVELAGAFGGLVAVLMAVPDAPFLALVLALCGVLAAGTALRPERRKVAGYLSVGLFVAATWVRLAASGVSAPEAYTLPVTVPALVVGVLRRRRDPEASSWTAYGAGLAATLVPSLFAAWADPDWLRPLLLGVAALVITLAGARFRLQALLLLGGAVLALDALHELAPYVVQVAGALPRWLPPALAGVLLLVVGATYEQRLRDARRLKDALGRMR; encoded by the coding sequence ATGGAACATCTGCCGCCGCCCGCCGAGGAATTGGCGCTCCTCGACCGTGAACTGGTGCGGCTGGACGCCCGAAGGGTCCAGCTGCTCAACCGGCGTGCCTGGCTGCTCAGCGTGCTGCAGCAGCAGGCCGCGCCGGTCCCGCCCTTCCCGGTGCGCCACGCGACGGGGCCCTACGCCGCTCCGCTGCGTCCCCGGGGTCCGGGTTCGGCGGCTCCGCCGCGCAGCGCGCAGAACGTGCTGCTGTCGCTCGGCGGCCTGCTCCTGATCATCGCCGCGATCGCGTTCACCCTGGTCAGCTGGGGCGCGATGGGCATCGGTGGCCGCTCGGCCGTGCTCGCGGTGGTGACGATCGGCGCTCTGGCAGCGCCCGCCGTCCTGCTGGGCCGCAAGCTCTCCGCCACGGCCGAGGCGCTGGCCTGGCCGGCTCTCGTGCTGACGGTGCTCGACGCCTACGCGCTGCACGCGGTGGCGGCGCCGGACACGGACGGTCTCGTGTTCGCGGCGGTCGCCTCGGCGACGCTGGCCCTGGGCTGGACGGTGTACGGGCTGGCGCTGGGCACACTGAAGCTGCCGTTGCCCGCGGCCGTGGTGGCCGGCCAGCTGCCTCTGGTGCTGTGGGCCTGGGCGGCCGGTGCTCCGGCGCTCGTCTTCGGATGGGCGCTGATGGTGACCGCGGCTGCGGACGCCGCCGTCGCGCTGTGGGGCAAGGGGCTCGGGGTACGGATCGTGGCGGGTGCCGGTGCGGCGGTCACCGGGCTGATCGCGCTGCTGCTGGGTCTGACGAAGTCGGTGACGGCGGACGGTCCGCTGTCTGCGGTGGCGCCGGGGTGCCTGCTGCTCGCCGGTGCCGCAGTGGCGCTGTGCGGGGCGTGGTGGGCCCGCCGGGAGCTCGCGTGGATCGCGGGTGCCCTGTCGGGGCTGGCGGCGGTGGCCGCGGTGGGCGGTGTCCTGCGGGCCGCGGTGGTGCAGGACTGGTCGGTCGTGGCGTACCTCGTGTGCGGGGTGCTGCTCCTTACCGCGCTGCGGGCTCCGCTCCCGCGTCACACGGCCCGGGGCGTGCTGGCTGCCGCCGGAGCGGTGATCGCCGGTGCGGTGCTCTGGGCGGTGCCTCCGGTGGGTGCGGCGCTGCTGGGTCCGCTGTCGCTGCTGACCGATGTCTGGGCGGGCGCTCCGGGCGGGGTCCGGGCGGCGCTGGGGGCTTCGGTGCCGTGGTCGGGCGTGCCGGCCTCCCCTGTGGTGCTCGCGGTGGCCGCGGCCGTGCTCGGTACGGCGCACCGGTGGGCGAAGGTGCCGGTGGGTGCACCGGGGGCGCCGGGTGCGGGATGGCGCGGCGGAGCGGCGGCCGGTGGGCTGTGTCTCGGCTGGGCCGCGTTGCTGGTGCTGCCGGCTTCGCTGGATCTCGGGTACGTGGTGGCGGTCGTGGCGCAGATGGTGCTGGTCGCCGCGCTGCTGCTGGTGGCGGTCCGTGGTCTTCCCGGGGCGCCGTCCGCTCCGCTGTCCGGTGTGACGGTGGCCGCGCTGGTGTGCGCGCTGGCCGGCGCGGCGGGTGCGGGGGTGCTGTCGCTGGCCGCGGAGGCGGTCACGTACGCGGTGTTCGGTGCGCTGCTGGTCCTGTTCACGGGTGCGGCGGTCCGGTCGGGCGTGACGGCGGTGCGGGCGGTGTTCGCCTGTGCCGCGGTGCTGTGCGGGATCGTCCTGGCTTGTGCGGTCGGCGCGTCGCTGGGGCTGGCCGCGTACGAGGGAGCGCCGATCGTGCTGGCGGTTCCCGCGGTGACCGTGCTGCTGGGGACCCGGCTGCGGGGCGGCCCGGTGGGGACCTCGGTCGAGCTCGCGGGGGCGTTCGGCGGTCTGGTCGCGGTGCTGATGGCGGTGCCGGACGCGCCGTTCCTGGCCCTGGTGCTGGCGTTGTGCGGGGTGCTGGCGGCGGGCACCGCGCTTCGTCCGGAGCGCAGGAAGGTCGCCGGATATCTGTCGGTGGGCCTCTTCGTGGCGGCCACCTGGGTGCGGCTGGCGGCTTCGGGGGTGTCGGCTCCGGAGGCGTACACCCTGCCGGTGACGGTGCCCGCGCTGGTGGTGGGCGTGCTGCGGCGGCGCCGTGATCCGGAGGCTTCCTCGTGGACGGCGTACGGCGCGGGTCTCGCGGCGACGCTGGTGCCGAGTCTCTTCGCGGCGTGGGCCGACCCGGACTGGCTGCGCCCGTTGCTGCTGGGGGTGGCGGCCCTGGTGATCACGCTGGCGGGTGCCCGGTTCCGGCTCCAGGCGCTGCTTCTGCTGGGTGGTGCGGTCCTGGCGCTGGACGCGCTGCACGAGCTGGCCCCCTATGTGGTGCAGGTGGCCGGTGCGCTGCCGAGGTGGCTGCCGCCGGCGCTGGCCGGGGTGCTGCTCCTGGTGGTGGGGGCCACGTACGAGCAGCGGCTGCGGGACGCGCGGCGGCTCAAGGACGCCCTGGGCCGGATGCGGTGA
- a CDS encoding exo-rhamnogalacturonan lyase family protein, with protein MSPIPRRTVLKAAAVTGAATTFSWVLNDTARPAAAAARTAEGQAAEDPVEIGWLEEAGLGAAPGSTFGVPWARGRFQADQKFALATADGKDVPVQTWATATWPDGSLKWTAHAVGPEAAGGKKFTLTTGEPATAAHRVGIENTGSTITVSTGVITARIGKSGSSLISSLTRGSTEIAKDGKLVLIRQGEIEDGDQGQEKYERFESAITRTEVEQSGPVRAVVRVEGKHRRGSRSWLPFSVRLYFYAGAESFRMVHTITFDGTQEPGKADGDFIRGLGVRFTVPMRDEAYDRHIRIGGDGTGMLREAVKGITGLRRDPGAAVQAAQFEGTKLPDPATWDQRVTSRLHLIPTWGDYTLSQLSADGFSLRKRTKKGHGWIAAGGGRRASGFGYVGGASGGLSFGLRDFWEKHPAQLDIRDAHTEAAEVTLWLWSPEAEPMDLRFYHDGLGQDTYAEQLEGLNITYEDYEPGFGTPYGIARTSELLFWAHDSTPGAEALARQTQAVRTLPQLAAPPSQLIGAKVFGGLFSPVDRSTPAKAKIEDHLDFLFTYYKDQVDMRRWYGFWDYGDVMHSYDPARHQWRYDVGGYAWDNSELSPDLWLWYAYLRSGRADIFRFAEAMTRHTGEVDVYHLGQWAGLGTRHGIQHYADSAKQQRIANTTYRRIYYFLTADERVGDLMRANVDSDETFLVLDPIRKIRTEPYTPDRHALSVGFGTDWSGLVSAWLTEWERGGPQAEKARARVLGTMETIAAQPNGFVQGTGLYDLDTGKFAIADAPAVSVSHLSAVFGLNELCAELIDLVDLPEFKNAYLDYCRYFNATKAEQAARYGSNFGSLILFQGHSRLDAYAAVQTGDEKLAARAWEKFYNSDGYRESAPWKTEELTGPVTTVPGSEASWVYTNDTALYGLAAIENLALVGDRMPA; from the coding sequence ATGTCCCCGATCCCTCGTCGTACCGTGCTCAAGGCCGCCGCCGTCACCGGCGCGGCAACCACCTTCTCCTGGGTGCTGAACGACACCGCCCGGCCGGCCGCCGCGGCGGCGAGAACCGCCGAAGGGCAGGCCGCCGAAGACCCCGTCGAGATCGGCTGGCTGGAGGAGGCCGGGCTCGGAGCCGCACCCGGTTCCACCTTCGGGGTGCCCTGGGCCAGAGGGCGGTTCCAGGCCGACCAGAAGTTCGCGCTGGCGACCGCGGACGGCAAGGACGTCCCCGTACAGACCTGGGCCACCGCCACCTGGCCCGACGGTTCCCTGAAATGGACCGCCCACGCCGTCGGCCCCGAGGCCGCGGGCGGCAAGAAGTTCACGCTGACCACCGGCGAACCCGCCACAGCGGCGCACCGGGTCGGCATCGAGAACACCGGCTCCACCATCACCGTCTCCACCGGCGTGATCACCGCGAGGATCGGGAAGAGCGGGTCCTCCCTCATCTCCTCGCTCACCCGCGGCTCCACCGAGATCGCCAAGGACGGCAAGCTCGTCCTGATCCGCCAGGGGGAGATCGAGGACGGCGACCAGGGCCAGGAGAAGTACGAACGCTTCGAGAGCGCGATCACCCGGACCGAGGTCGAACAGAGCGGCCCCGTACGCGCCGTCGTCCGTGTCGAGGGCAAGCACCGCAGGGGCAGCCGCTCCTGGCTTCCGTTCTCCGTACGCCTCTACTTCTACGCCGGTGCGGAATCGTTCCGCATGGTCCACACCATCACCTTCGACGGCACCCAGGAACCCGGGAAGGCGGACGGGGACTTCATCCGCGGCCTCGGTGTCCGCTTCACCGTCCCGATGCGCGACGAGGCGTACGACCGGCACATCCGCATCGGCGGCGACGGCACCGGCATGCTCCGCGAGGCCGTCAAGGGCATCACGGGGCTGCGTCGCGACCCGGGCGCCGCCGTCCAGGCCGCCCAGTTCGAAGGGACGAAGCTCCCCGACCCCGCCACCTGGGACCAGCGCGTCACCAGCCGCCTCCACCTCATCCCCACCTGGGGCGACTACACCCTCAGCCAGCTCTCCGCCGACGGCTTCTCGCTGCGCAAGCGCACGAAGAAGGGTCATGGCTGGATCGCTGCGGGCGGCGGCCGGCGAGCCTCCGGATTCGGCTACGTCGGCGGCGCGAGCGGTGGACTCTCCTTCGGACTGCGGGACTTCTGGGAGAAGCACCCCGCCCAGCTCGACATCCGCGACGCCCACACCGAGGCCGCGGAAGTCACCCTCTGGCTCTGGTCGCCCGAGGCCGAGCCGATGGACCTGCGCTTCTACCACGACGGTCTCGGCCAGGACACGTACGCCGAACAGCTCGAAGGTCTCAACATCACCTACGAGGACTACGAGCCCGGCTTCGGCACCCCGTACGGTATCGCCCGCACCAGTGAACTCCTCTTCTGGGCCCACGACTCCACGCCCGGCGCCGAAGCGCTCGCCCGGCAGACGCAGGCCGTCCGCACCCTGCCGCAGCTCGCCGCCCCGCCGTCCCAGCTCATCGGCGCCAAGGTCTTCGGCGGACTCTTCTCCCCGGTCGACCGCTCCACCCCCGCCAAGGCGAAGATCGAGGACCACCTCGACTTCCTCTTCACGTATTACAAGGACCAGGTCGACATGCGGCGCTGGTACGGCTTCTGGGACTACGGCGACGTCATGCACTCGTACGACCCCGCCCGCCACCAGTGGCGCTACGACGTCGGCGGCTACGCCTGGGACAACTCCGAACTCTCGCCCGACCTCTGGCTCTGGTACGCCTACCTGCGCTCCGGCCGCGCCGACATCTTCCGCTTCGCCGAGGCCATGACCCGCCACACCGGCGAGGTCGACGTCTACCACCTCGGCCAGTGGGCCGGCCTCGGGACCCGGCACGGCATCCAGCACTACGCCGACAGCGCCAAGCAGCAGCGCATCGCCAACACCACGTACCGGCGCATCTACTACTTCCTCACCGCCGACGAACGCGTCGGTGATCTGATGCGCGCCAACGTCGACTCCGACGAGACCTTCCTCGTCCTCGACCCGATCCGCAAGATCCGCACCGAGCCGTACACACCCGACCGGCACGCCCTCTCCGTGGGCTTCGGCACCGACTGGAGCGGACTGGTCTCCGCCTGGCTCACCGAATGGGAACGCGGCGGCCCGCAGGCCGAGAAGGCCAGGGCGCGGGTGCTCGGCACCATGGAGACCATCGCCGCCCAGCCCAACGGCTTCGTGCAGGGCACCGGGCTCTACGACCTCGACACCGGGAAGTTCGCCATCGCCGACGCGCCCGCCGTCAGCGTCTCGCACCTCTCCGCGGTCTTCGGCCTCAACGAACTGTGCGCCGAACTCATCGACCTCGTCGACCTGCCGGAGTTCAAGAACGCCTACCTGGACTACTGCCGCTACTTCAACGCCACCAAGGCGGAACAGGCGGCACGCTACGGCTCGAACTTCGGCAGCCTGATCCTCTTCCAGGGACACTCACGGCTCGACGCGTACGCGGCCGTGCAGACGGGCGACGAGAAACTCGCCGCCCGTGCCTGGGAGAAGTTCTACAACAGCGACGGATACCGGGAGTCCGCCCCCTGGAAGACGGAGGAACTCACCGGTCCCGTCACCACCGTGCCCGGCAGCGAGGCCAGTTGGGTCTACACCAACGACACCGCGCTCTACGGACTCGCCGCCATCGAGAACCTCGCACTCGTCGGCGACCGCATGCCCGCCTGA
- a CDS encoding carbohydrate ABC transporter permease, with translation MSALIHPGRRRGMRSALWHIGALAVLMVVLYPLFWVIGGSLKPNEEIVGGLELFPAEPVFTHYERLADGIADVPISTFFVNSLVLAFGSVIGVLISCSLAAYAFARINFRGRNVLFSLMIGTLLLPYHVLIIPQYVLFQKMELINTYVPLLLGKYLATDAFFVFLMMQFMRNLPRELDEAARLDGCGHPRIYWHIMLPLCRPALITSAIFTFIWSWNDFLGPLLYLNEPEKYPVSMGLKMFIDQDSAADYGGMIAMSLLALLPVLAFFLAFQRYLVEGAATSGLKG, from the coding sequence ATGAGCGCGCTCATCCACCCGGGGCGGCGGCGCGGAATGCGTTCGGCCCTCTGGCACATCGGGGCGCTCGCCGTGCTCATGGTGGTGCTGTACCCGCTGTTCTGGGTGATCGGGGGCTCGCTGAAGCCCAACGAGGAGATCGTCGGCGGACTCGAACTCTTCCCGGCCGAGCCGGTGTTCACTCATTACGAACGCCTCGCCGACGGCATCGCCGACGTCCCGATCTCGACCTTCTTCGTCAACTCGCTCGTGCTGGCCTTCGGTTCGGTCATCGGCGTACTGATCTCGTGTTCGCTGGCGGCCTACGCCTTCGCCCGGATCAACTTCCGCGGGCGCAACGTGCTCTTCTCGCTGATGATCGGCACGCTGCTGCTGCCGTACCACGTACTGATCATTCCGCAGTACGTGCTGTTCCAGAAGATGGAACTCATCAACACCTATGTGCCGTTGCTGCTCGGCAAGTACCTGGCGACGGACGCCTTCTTCGTCTTCCTGATGATGCAGTTCATGCGGAACCTGCCCCGGGAACTCGACGAGGCCGCACGGCTCGACGGCTGCGGACACCCCCGGATCTACTGGCACATCATGCTGCCGCTCTGCCGGCCCGCCCTGATCACCAGCGCGATCTTCACCTTCATCTGGTCCTGGAACGACTTCCTCGGCCCCCTCCTTTATCTCAACGAACCCGAGAAGTACCCCGTCTCCATGGGCCTGAAGATGTTCATCGACCAGGACAGCGCGGCGGACTACGGCGGAATGATCGCCATGTCCCTCCTCGCACTCCTGCCGGTGCTGGCCTTCTTCCTCGCCTTCCAGCGCTACCTCGTCGAGGGCGCCGCCACATCCGGACTGAAGGGCTGA
- a CDS encoding carbohydrate ABC transporter permease, whose translation MGTAMTDLQAPAPPIRDESSEQPSTSGRRPAAARRRARGESLAGYLFMSPWIAGFVLLTAGPMLASLYLAFTDYNLFDTPQWVGLDNFTELFGDPRWQKSVEVTTSYVVVGTPLKLAAALGVALLLTKKRRGQGFYRAAFYAPSLVGASVSIAIVWRALFSDDAIVDRTQKIFGVDVGGWIGDPDMVIYALVALTVWQFGAPMVIFLAGLKQVPRELYEAAEVDGAGAWRRFRSITLPMISPVLFFNLLLETIHSFQIFASAYVVTNSKCGPADAGLVYTCYLYEQGWTNLRMGYASAMAWMLLITVGLVTAVLFWSQRRWVHYEEDAR comes from the coding sequence ATGGGAACGGCAATGACTGACCTCCAGGCCCCCGCGCCCCCGATACGGGACGAGAGCTCCGAGCAGCCCAGCACATCCGGACGACGGCCCGCCGCCGCGAGGCGGCGGGCCCGCGGGGAGAGCCTCGCCGGCTATCTGTTCATGTCCCCCTGGATCGCCGGCTTCGTCCTCCTCACCGCCGGCCCCATGCTCGCCTCGCTCTACCTGGCCTTCACCGACTACAACCTGTTCGACACCCCTCAGTGGGTCGGACTGGACAACTTCACCGAGCTGTTCGGTGACCCCCGCTGGCAGAAGTCCGTCGAGGTCACCACCTCGTACGTGGTCGTCGGGACCCCGCTGAAACTGGCGGCGGCCCTGGGCGTGGCCCTGCTGCTCACCAAGAAGCGGCGCGGGCAGGGCTTCTACCGGGCCGCGTTCTACGCGCCCTCCCTCGTCGGCGCGAGCGTCTCCATCGCCATCGTGTGGCGGGCGCTCTTCTCCGACGACGCGATCGTCGACCGCACCCAGAAGATCTTCGGTGTGGACGTCGGCGGCTGGATCGGCGACCCGGACATGGTGATCTACGCGCTGGTCGCGCTCACCGTCTGGCAGTTCGGCGCCCCCATGGTCATCTTCCTGGCCGGACTCAAGCAGGTACCGCGCGAGCTGTACGAGGCGGCGGAAGTGGACGGGGCGGGGGCCTGGCGACGCTTCCGTTCCATCACCCTGCCGATGATCTCGCCGGTGCTCTTCTTCAACCTGCTCCTGGAGACCATCCACTCCTTCCAGATCTTCGCCTCCGCCTACGTCGTCACCAACAGCAAGTGCGGTCCGGCCGACGCCGGGCTCGTCTACACCTGCTACCTGTACGAACAGGGCTGGACGAACCTCCGGATGGGTTACGCCTCCGCGATGGCGTGGATGCTGCTGATCACCGTCGGCCTCGTCACGGCCGTGCTGTTCTGGTCCCAGCGCCGCTGGGTGCACTACGAGGAGGACGCCCGATGA